Genomic DNA from Cyprinus carpio isolate SPL01 chromosome A22, ASM1834038v1, whole genome shotgun sequence:
gtgtaatgaaatgtgtttatgcggtttaaggttaaaaaaaaaacacattattttccacattctgtacattattgtttctcttctgtgccccgcctttctgaaacaaatcgatttttacaaagctcatcattcggAAAAGCAAGGTATACgctaattggccagctatccagtgcgttgtgattggccgaatacctcaagcatgtgacggaaacgcgccttaccatattgtgatgccatGTTCCCGTGcaacgagacaaaacaaataaaatctattacaaacgaggcatttgtagcatccagtggtgacataattactgattataatgacttatactgtctttttatgccttgcattgcatcgcgccgcgtaaacataaacccatgtctgcatttgtgatcaaagaaacacaaacaacaaacgctACTACACTgcctcaaaactcacgtttgaatcatcagtagcaaatcctttaaacatgaaaacatatttacagactgtgagtcagaacagccagcattgtagtctactctcccaggatcaggaaacagtcctccttaaaatgtgctgcacacatctgaatatttgggttgaactgctctggaacagtgttgtaaatacaacttaaccactgatttctagtcgtgtcctcttctgttagaccaaacaaagtagtttcgctttaacaacaaaacacagcgtctccacaacaacaatactacaccgagaatcaaagttacgccttctttctttgcgtgaacatttgggcggtgttatgcaaatcttcccacattgtgatgtagacgtggggacgtgttttaggagggtgtgtaccagtcttaacttttataaagaatatctctttgggtttgagactttagtctttgcaactttagggatcttatctattcacgaacagcttgtaacactccaaagagaaaggaaaacttgaaatcgcataatatgacccctttaaggtatgtgccaaaattttaaatgtgtgcattcagcattaaaatgcagtataaatgcagcctaaaagtCTTAACACATTTTCCTTTGGCTAGTCATGTCTGTTACTCAAAGGAGTAATACAGAAGCAAAAAACCAGACTGAACATAGACAAAAGTCTTTTCTCTTTGTTCAGAGCTGCTCCTTGTGAACCTGGTCTGGGTGAACCGATTAGACCTGGTCTATAGGGGGTTTCTCATGCAGACTTGACAGGAACCAGCTGAGTCTCCAGGTGAAGTGTTAAACTGATAAATACCCCCAACACCGAGACCCCCCAGCATACACTGTTTACACAGGATGGACTTTCCCTTATCTGCTCTGCATCTGATATCTACTTAAAACACTGGaaaccatttctttaaaatatgcaGTTGAGTACTTTTTCACATTCACTTAAGCTAACCTTCAAGGCACTTTCATTATTTCATATCCTTACCTTGTTTTTAGAGCAAAACCTACTGTAGCACACAGTAAATAGTGAAAATGTACCTTgaggagcattttttttaaaacaaaaatacagtaaaaacagtaatattgttcaatattttttttttacaatctaaaaaaaaaaacctaaaatataatttattcttatgatgaAAAGCTACATTTTCAATAGTGGTTACTTCAGTCTttacatgttccttcagaaatcattctaatagctaattcagtattttattgtatgattttgtgtaaaataaatctatacacaacataatattacataatataattctATAAACGTTTTGTGTCATTATCCCAGTAGAGTTTGTTTCCATAAACTGCATTGCCTCATGTTTCCCCCAAAAAGACTGAATGGTTGAGCAACTTGTTTAAAAGCCTGATAGAGAGTGATTACGTTTTAATTTGCTTTGTGGTCTCAGAGACCAGCAGAGGGAAGCCTTTCATCCTCTTTATGTCCCCTCTTTTCAAAGACAACAAAAAGTTGTCCTCTGATTCCTAACACACACCTCAGCTTCTCAGTTTAGAGTGTAGTAAACTCTGCGTGGGTATGGAGAGAGTCTCTGTGGACGGATGCGAGCACTGGTGTGGGCCAGCATGAATCAGACCTCAGCGTTTGTTTTGCTAGGATTGAGTGCTACGACACACCTGCTTCTGGATGCCTATCGATGAATGTACACTCATTCTGATGACTTGAAGTTTGAGAATGGCTCGTGGTAAAAGTATATTGTTTCACGGGTTTGTGTTTCTTTGACTTCTTCccttttttgtaagggttgtatGTTCAGTATATTTGTATTAACTGTACTCACGAATGGATGTAAAAAATCTCCCTATGAAGTGTTGGAACAACAATATTCCATCATCACATTCATTCAAGTTTGTACTAAATGGAAACTAATACAGCAAAATCTGAAGAAACAACCTACACGGATGAGAGATGGAAACCTACTATACcactaaaaaaaaggaaaaatcttcAAAAGCAATTTTAAACGCACTATTTCTATCATGAAATCATACGCAATTATATACAGCCAGCTTTATGAGAAACTAATCATTTAACATATAAATTGTTTTTCTGGTTCATTTGTTAAAGTACACATACATTATTTAGCatgttgaattaatatttttaataaattgtaaatgtattttatatctattttatatttttaaaatacatttattttatattataattttatcttgtttattttttacaaatttattgtttatttttttataatttattttaattttttttaatttatttgaattattttattattaaccatGGAAATATTACACTTctatttgttaaattatatttgtttatttgatataatataattattaaccatggagtttttttttttattttttttctattttttaaaatagatgtatttttttatattagatttaatttttatatgataCTTTACAACTAcacaatttttgtcattttatcatttttgtgttgtataatgttttagtaatattttaacttccaattaaaaaaatatatataatttatttggcTAAAAATTAGCTATGAATTATTAATCAAACACTTTTACTAAAATGGTAGCTTTaggtcaggggtgtcaaactcaattcctggaggaccaGAGCCCTGCAGACTTTtgttccagccctgctccaacacataCCATGTGGTtatcaaataagcctgaaggacttgattagctggatcaggtgtgtttaattagggttggagctaaactctgcagggctccggcccttcaggaattgagtttgacacccctgctttaagTAATTCAGTAAAcactattacaaataatattactataacaaatactattacaaaatttataaaataaaaagaaaaatgtgatccCCCCCTGGattgcttaaataaaaataaataaaactggaatGGCATTGTGCATTACTAAATTGTTGATTCTCATTTATGCAAATTGTTCATGCATTCCTGTTGATTAAACCCCTTTTCTCTCATTTCCTCTTGCCTAGAAGGCACAGTTGAAAAGTGGCACAACTTACCCCACTCCCCCAGACAAATTTTCTGCTTAATAGATGCAGTGAGatgtaaataaacaagaaatataaAGTGATTTATTCACTGTCCTGCGTGACACATTCGTCTTTAGTTGTCCGTCAGCTCTCTGTGAGAACAAAGTGAAGGAAAACGTTTCTCTGTAACACGAAACCTGAGGATGTGAAATGTGCCCTCTGCCCTCTAAAGTGATACAAGTTGCCGAGTTGTCGCTTAGGTCAGTAGTGATGTTTAGTAATCTTTTTAACATCCTCCTGCTCACTTGCACTTTGAAAAGGCCAAGGGTTGAGATCAACAATGTGAACATTAACACAAGGTTTACAAATATCACCGGACGCCTCAAagccagaaaaaaacaacagcgTTGGAAAAGTCTAAACGCTTACATTTTAAAGCTGAAAATCTCAATGTTTGATCTCAGATCAAACCGGATCAGTAAAGTACTCttatttaaacaacaaagaaaacactTCTGTTGTTTAAAGGGGATGATTGTTTTTCCACCTGAGATATTGAGTGTTATAGGTGCCAAACGTCACTCCTCTGACTAAATATTATGAATTGTGAGGCATTTGAAGTGCCACTGAAACAAAACAGACACTCTGTTACTTCAAAACGAGTAGAATTAATGTTAAGTTTgtaaactattttgtttctcatcacATGCATGTTGTTTGCACCTCGGCAGGCTGCTTGATAACTATCAACACCCTCTAAAGTTTACGGGCTGTTAAGGGGGTTTGGTGCTGCTGAGTCTCTCAGTGTGAGGCTCTGAATGCTCTGCCTATTAAAAGTGTAACACAGTGTCTTCACTGACTCTCTTTGAAAGGTACTTCAGCAGCCACTGTTTTATGGACACTTGCACTCAACATGCATCTGACTTGGTCTGTGCTGTTGTTTGTCTTCGCATCAGCAGCGCCAGTTAAGCGAAAGTCGAGATCTGGAAAAACATGACATgatacaaacaataataaatcgAACCATTGAGAAACAACAATACTGTGATAACAACAGGAGCTCCACTTTCTCCACTCCTCTGAGAAAAAGATGCAGAGGAAGACAGAaacaagagcgagagagagagagagtctgagtcAGACTGTCACTGCTGAACCTTTGCCAGAACGTTTGAGGAACTTTGCTGAAGACGCAGGCTTTCGGAGGAGAGGGTCCTGCCCCACTCCCTcctactcctcctcctcctgagaAAGAGGGGAGTGTTTACCTATGGTCCTCAGTCTTAACACTTCGCAGAGTGCTGAGACGGCACACTGAGCTCTGGAAGCTAGCTGTGACGgacaaaacccacacacacacacttggcatGGATAGCAAAGTCCTAGTGCTGGTGGCACTGCTGACGGTCGTCATATGGAGCCCAGAAACTGACGGTAAGTGGGTTACAGCTAACATTTACAATGTTTCCGTTTTCAGATGATGCTTTGAAGAGTTGAGTTGcaatttaattaacttaataacATTTCCAAGACGGATATTGGTGTATCATTCAGGGTTATGACAGTTATCTgaatctaaaaccataaaaatatttccattgcttgaaataaaataaactttgaaaCACTTAAACATCATTTTTcggctagttgccaaagcaatatttctcattttcatttagttcaacttcatgcacttaaaataataaaaagtaaaactgaaataaagataaataaataaatagcagacTATATAGataatttttgaaataattaaatatataaataaaataaaataaaaaataaaaatgacaaaaacaacaaaatgaacttaacaaaattaaacttaatttatgttattaattaaatatataataatatattaattaatttaatgtaacataATGTTTAATAGctattattttggatttttttaatttttaattacatttatattataaattaaaataaaatacattataaatgtattattcagcataatatatatataaatattttggcacataaatacacataaattacTAGACATAACAGACCAATATCCCttctaaaacaagacaaaacaaaatgcaaaacataaacaaacaaaaaaaaaagaaagaataaaaacaatcatTGCTTTCTTATTGAAGCctactaaactgaaaaaaaaaaatattggtgtaggatttactttgaaactattttcactcagaaattgcttgtaaatttcacaaataattacaaaaaagggCAAGTAACAAATTGAAATTTTGCTTAATTGATTTACTATTTGAGTTTTAAATTGCAGAACTGTTTATTATTAATCgagtaaatataatcaaattaattttccAGAATAGTGAATATTTTCAGCTAATGATCAATAAGAGGTTCCATTAAGATCACCTTGCAGCTCGTAAGCACCCTGCATAAATTTCCATATGTGTCTTAGATGTGCATGTCTTCACATGTTAGTGGGTCTGAGTTAAGCTTTCAGAGAGATGTTTGTCCAGCTGAACTTGGTGGCTCTGGCTTTGTCATTTCTGTTGTGAAAAAAACCTAACACTGTTCACTTATCCACAAGCTCTTTTAATTAGTGTCTAATTAGAGTATAGTAAGCAAAAAAGTTCCTGCGCTGTTCACTTGGGGTGGTGTTTAGTCAAGGCTTAATGGACCGGTGTTTAACATGACAAAGGGAACAGAGAGTGTCAGAATATCTATGGGAAATTCAGAGTTTGACTTCCCTCATAACCGCGTCCGTTTTGGCGGAGCGCAAAGGAAACCAGGGAGATGTGAAACCATTCAGAGAATGTTCTTCAACAGATTCAGTTAATGCACATATTCAGGACCAAACTTGAGAGGCACTTGAAGAGGGATCCGGCCGTATTTAATGTTGAGGACCCTCTTTATGAAAAACGTGGCGAGTGCAAAGGCAGACCGGGCTCCGTGTGAATGGATGAGAGTCACTAGAATGGCAGACTAATCTCTTTTTAATGATCAGGGCTTGTTAATGGACGCAGGTGATCGGACACTTTCAGATGCTTTTACAATAAAGGAAAGTTCAGTGATTTATGTTGCACTGTATGATTATATTGCATTATCATGAATTATGGATTGCTTTAGTTGAAAATAGGTTTCTCAAATTAGATTTTAGAAAAGTTCACAATACAAATGTTCTGACGATAGAATTGAAAGGTTCagatcaaatagaaaacagctctgtttaataactttttacagtgaaaaacattGCTTTACAAGATTATTCATCTGGTTATTACATGAACttacaaaaactgtaataatcaGTGACAATATCAAAAAACTACTGGGTAACTTTCATTGTTTTACATCAATACACAACATTTTAACAGAAGATTTGCTctgttttaacacatttaaatatgtttttaactaTATTTCCATGAATGATTGAATATCTATATATTGAAGAAtgtaaactattattaaaatattttatttaatgtttttgaaagaagtctcttatgctcatcaaggctgcatttatttgatcagacagtaaaaacaggaatattgagaaatatcattgcaaattaaaatagctgttttctattgtaaaataaatgtagtttattcctgtgatgcaaagctgaattttcattatcattactccagtcttcagtgtcacatgatccttcagaaatcataataatatgctgatttgctggccaagaaacatttcttattattatcaatgttcttattgcatccttactgaataaaagtagcaCTTTAGCACTAACTATATAACAAATTACCTAAaagcttaagatgcatttttctcatttttcttgtACTGACTCTTTGGTTCTGATCACATCCCAGCTAAACCCATCAGTCTGGTGGAGAGGTGTTGGTGCCGGTCCACTCTCAACACCGTCCCGCAGCGGAGCATCCGTGAGATTAAGTTCCTCCACACACCTAGCTGTCCTTTCCAAGTCATGTGAGTCAACTTTCCAGGTCCATCTATCTCACAAGCTAAACTGTGTTCTGTATGCTTTTCATGGCTACATTAAGTTACACCAGTCAACGTCATTTTGAAAAACAGAGCCAGAAATAGCTCATAAAGTTTCAGTGCCCCATTGTTCacagaaaatcacaaaaaacaaccaaattaaaaaataagagagagcGATTTTGTCCTTGTTTTTTACAACACAATAATAGTAAAGGGTCAAAATGATTAGCTTTCTGTTGCAGGCAACCTTGTCGTTTTCATTTTCACCAGCATTTTGAATTACTTTAGTGGTCTGGAATGTATTAAACCGAACCTTTTGTACCCCGT
This window encodes:
- the LOC109074670 gene encoding stromal cell-derived factor 1-like; its protein translation is MDSKVLVLVALLTVVIWSPETDAKPISLVERCWCRSTLNTVPQRSIREIKFLHTPSCPFQVIAKLKNNREVCINPKTKWLQQYLKNAISKIKKKRSN